One segment of Bacteroidota bacterium DNA contains the following:
- a CDS encoding OmpH family outer membrane protein: MNPIIKSFFVAGLLIFSAASHAQKTAHIELDSLLAVMPEMAEAKKTSADYYKQLETTLTAMQKDLNDKLADYQANETKYTDLIKQTKQKELQDLNQRIQDFQVQAQTDFQKKNDELTRPINEKAKKAIEKVAKAKGYKIVLDSGVGSVLYSDPADDIFNDVKKELGVK, translated from the coding sequence ATGAACCCAATCATCAAATCATTTTTTGTTGCAGGACTTTTAATTTTTTCCGCAGCATCCCATGCACAAAAAACCGCTCACATTGAACTCGATTCTCTTCTTGCAGTAATGCCTGAAATGGCGGAAGCAAAAAAAACATCGGCAGATTATTACAAGCAACTGGAAACCACGCTCACTGCCATGCAGAAAGACCTGAACGATAAACTTGCCGACTACCAGGCGAACGAAACAAAATATACCGACCTCATCAAGCAAACCAAGCAAAAAGAACTTCAGGATTTGAACCAGCGCATACAGGATTTCCAGGTGCAGGCACAAACCGATTTTCAAAAGAAGAACGATGAACTCACCCGTCCGATAAATGAAAAAGCGAAAAAGGCAATTGAAAAAGTTGCCAAGGCGAAGGGCTATAAAATCGTTCTTGATTCAGGCGTTGGTTCTGTGCTTTATTCCGATCCGGCAGATGATATTTTCAATGACGTGAAAAAGGAACTCGGGGTCAAGTAA
- a CDS encoding acyltransferase, producing MQSDLAKSNYFPALTGIRTVASCMVFFHHFNPFKAVWFGNFFHDFIGEFHVGVTIFFVLSGFLICYRYYDDVKEGKAGIKPYLINRFARIYPMYFIITIISFLPFVCNCTFSENTHVLFLNLTFLRGFFDEYKFTGIPGGWSLTVEELFYFLFPLLILISGRIKLIFQPLIFIGTGILLWLLFRNASFHGFFSSQQFLFEFTFFGRCIEFYAGIQLALLFMRRNNVSELQNKFYKTLSGATYIIVCIGLLVINRWFSQEKNTFLFFETLINNIILPVGIAVFFYGLLTEKSIIRTMLATKLFTLLGKSSYIFYLIHNGFLFSFFYFALHLNIIVIFILLQCTSILLYFIAEKPLNNLIRRLA from the coding sequence ATGCAATCCGATTTGGCAAAAAGCAATTACTTTCCTGCACTCACAGGAATACGAACAGTTGCTTCGTGCATGGTTTTTTTTCATCACTTCAATCCGTTTAAAGCAGTTTGGTTTGGAAATTTTTTTCATGATTTCATAGGAGAATTTCATGTGGGCGTTACTATTTTTTTTGTGCTGAGCGGGTTTTTAATTTGCTACCGCTATTACGATGATGTGAAAGAAGGAAAAGCCGGCATCAAACCCTATCTAATCAACCGTTTCGCGCGGATTTATCCAATGTATTTTATCATCACCATTATTTCATTTCTTCCTTTTGTTTGCAATTGCACTTTTTCAGAAAACACACACGTATTATTTCTCAATCTTACTTTTCTCCGCGGCTTTTTTGACGAATATAAATTCACAGGCATTCCAGGAGGATGGAGTTTAACCGTGGAAGAACTATTTTACTTTTTATTCCCGCTGCTAATACTTATTTCAGGAAGAATAAAATTAATTTTTCAGCCGCTCATTTTTATTGGCACAGGCATTTTACTTTGGCTGCTTTTCAGAAATGCTTCGTTTCATGGCTTCTTTAGTTCACAGCAATTTCTTTTTGAGTTTACTTTTTTCGGAAGATGCATTGAGTTTTATGCCGGCATTCAACTGGCTTTGCTCTTTATGCGGAGAAATAATGTGAGCGAACTGCAAAATAAGTTTTACAAAACCTTATCAGGAGCAACCTATATTATTGTTTGTATCGGTTTGCTGGTAATCAACCGCTGGTTTTCTCAGGAGAAAAATACGTTTTTATTTTTCGAAACGCTGATTAACAATATTATTCTTCCGGTGGGAATTGCAGTTTTCTTTTACGGATTGCTGACAGAAAAATCAATCATAAGAACTATGCTTGCAACAAAATTATTTACACTGCTCGGGAAAAGTTCCTATATATTTTACCTGATTCACAACGGCTTTCTGTTTTCTTTCTTTTATTTCGCCCTGCATCTTAATATTATTGTCATATTTATTTTACTTCAATGCACTTCCATTCTTCTCTATTTCATAGCGGAAAAGCCGTTGAACAATTTAATCAGGAGATTGGCATAA
- a CDS encoding T9SS type A sorting domain-containing protein, which translates to MRKILLLLFIFAFSFLRAQITITNSDMPVLNDTIRVSLTNTIGAMSPDSTGANYTWNFSSLVPASQDVEQFISTLSSGYPIFPFIASYGYKTNKIDTTNRIDFYKNGTSSYRQVGYGQKIGGFPVPVIYSPYDTIYRFPETFGKQDSCNSGYGFPLPGIGYYGQTQKRVNVCDGWGTLTTPYGTFQTLRVKSTLYKTDTLYIDTLHFGISFPLPTQIEYKWLGQAKKIPLLYILANDVFGFPVVTNVIYRDSLRPVPQVAVQELGARSLEFSVYPNPAHEVVFVSYTLEESAQVQMEVYDRTGKKVFDAVNRHETAGEHLEIIPLYAHALAPGIYFLNMRAEEKQANCKIMVQ; encoded by the coding sequence ATGCGAAAAATTTTACTTCTCCTTTTCATCTTCGCTTTTTCTTTTCTTCGGGCGCAAATCACCATCACCAATTCGGATATGCCCGTGCTGAACGATACCATTCGCGTGAGTTTAACGAATACGATTGGAGCGATGAGCCCCGATTCCACCGGTGCAAATTACACCTGGAATTTTTCTTCGCTCGTTCCAGCAAGTCAGGATGTGGAGCAGTTTATTTCTACCCTCAGCAGCGGCTATCCGATTTTTCCGTTCATCGCTTCTTACGGATACAAGACCAACAAAATTGATACCACCAACCGCATTGATTTTTACAAGAACGGAACTTCCTCCTACCGGCAGGTGGGTTACGGGCAAAAGATAGGCGGCTTTCCCGTGCCGGTGATTTACAGCCCTTACGATACCATTTACCGTTTTCCGGAAACATTCGGCAAGCAGGATTCGTGCAACTCGGGTTATGGTTTTCCCCTTCCGGGAATCGGCTACTACGGGCAAACGCAAAAGCGCGTGAATGTTTGCGATGGATGGGGAACACTCACTACTCCTTACGGAACTTTTCAAACGCTGCGCGTGAAATCCACTCTTTACAAAACCGACACGCTGTATATTGACACGCTTCACTTCGGAATTTCTTTTCCGCTGCCCACGCAAATAGAATATAAATGGCTGGGGCAGGCAAAGAAAATTCCGCTGCTGTATATTCTTGCCAACGATGTATTCGGCTTTCCTGTTGTAACCAACGTGATTTACCGCGATAGTTTGCGCCCGGTGCCGCAGGTGGCAGTGCAGGAGTTAGGAGCCAGGAGTTTGGAGTTTAGCGTTTATCCGAACCCTGCGCACGAAGTGGTTTTTGTTTCTTACACGCTGGAAGAAAGCGCGCAGGTGCAAATGGAAGTATATGATAGGACCGGCAAAAAAGTTTTTGATGCAGTGAACCGCCACGAAACTGCCGGTGAGCATCTGGAAATTATTCCGCTCTATGCTCACGCGCTTGCACCGGGAATTTATTTTTTGAATATGAGAGCCGAAGAAAAGCAGGCGAATTGCAAAATTATGGTGCAGTGA
- the murI gene encoding glutamate racemase: MQKQFSPIGIFDSGIGGLTVLKEITKKLPQYDYIYLGDNARAPYGSRSFETVYHYTLECVQKLFEMNCPLVILACNTASAKALRNIQQLDLPKIAIEKKVLGVIRPTTEVAGKFTKTKHVGVLGTAGTVQSDSYKIEIGKFFPDVKVFQQACPMWVPLAESNELNSPSVDFFVKKYLKELFSKSKKIDTLILGCTHYPLLLKKIKKYAPKRVKIISQGKLVADSLANYLKRHPEIENKCSKGGTAEFYSTDSPKNFDNLANLFFGKKVKSKYLAL, translated from the coding sequence GTGCAAAAACAATTTTCTCCTATAGGAATTTTTGATTCGGGAATTGGCGGGCTTACCGTTCTCAAAGAAATTACTAAAAAACTTCCGCAGTACGATTATATTTATTTGGGCGACAATGCCCGTGCTCCTTACGGCAGCCGTTCCTTTGAAACCGTTTATCATTACACGCTCGAATGCGTTCAGAAACTTTTTGAGATGAATTGCCCGCTGGTGATTCTTGCCTGCAATACTGCATCGGCAAAAGCGCTGCGCAATATTCAGCAACTTGATTTACCAAAAATTGCTATTGAAAAAAAAGTGCTTGGCGTTATTCGCCCTACAACCGAAGTGGCGGGAAAATTTACAAAGACAAAACACGTGGGCGTGCTGGGAACTGCCGGCACTGTTCAATCCGATTCGTACAAAATAGAAATAGGAAAATTCTTTCCCGATGTAAAAGTTTTTCAGCAGGCCTGCCCTATGTGGGTTCCACTGGCGGAAAGCAACGAACTGAATTCTCCTTCCGTAGATTTTTTTGTAAAGAAATACCTGAAAGAACTTTTTTCTAAATCAAAAAAGATTGACACCCTCATTCTCGGCTGCACGCACTACCCTCTTCTGCTGAAGAAAATAAAAAAGTATGCACCGAAAAGAGTAAAAATAATTTCGCAGGGGAAACTGGTAGCAGATAGTTTGGCAAATTATCTCAAACGCCATCCTGAAATTGAAAACAAATGTTCCAAAGGCGGAACTGCTGAATTTTATTCCACCGATTCTCCGAAAAACTTTGACAACCTTGCCAATCTTTTCTTCGGAAAAAAAGTAAAATCGAAATACCTTGCATTGTAA
- a CDS encoding carboxypeptidase-like regulatory domain-containing protein: MKSFLLTVYCLLLAAYCFSQDKDLIQFSGVVVEADSLKPVPFTKILIKNSNRGTLADFYGYFSFVAQKKDTLVFSATGYRKSHYVIPDTLKGNKYSLIQLMKYDTIYLKETIIYPWPTKEQFKEVFLNMNVPDDDLARAKKNLDREQMKEQYETMGMDGSMNYKAAMSNYQSRLYWAGQYPPNNLLNPFAWAQFIKMWREGKLKMKSPNEKKEREE; this comes from the coding sequence ATGAAATCATTTCTTCTAACTGTTTACTGCTTATTGCTTGCTGCTTACTGCTTCTCTCAGGATAAAGACCTCATCCAGTTCTCAGGCGTGGTGGTGGAAGCCGATAGTTTAAAGCCCGTTCCGTTCACAAAAATCCTCATTAAAAATTCCAACCGCGGAACGCTTGCTGACTTCTACGGATATTTTTCTTTCGTGGCGCAGAAAAAAGATACGCTGGTGTTTTCCGCCACCGGCTACCGCAAATCGCACTATGTAATTCCCGATACGCTGAAGGGAAATAAATATTCTCTCATTCAACTCATGAAGTACGATACCATTTATTTGAAGGAAACCATTATTTATCCCTGGCCCACCAAAGAGCAGTTCAAGGAAGTTTTCCTGAACATGAATGTGCCCGATGACGATTTGGCGCGCGCGAAAAAAAATCTTGACCGCGAGCAGATGAAAGAGCAGTATGAAACCATGGGCATGGACGGAAGCATGAATTACAAAGCAGCCATGTCGAATTACCAGAGCCGGCTTTACTGGGCAGGACAATACCCTCCGAACAATCTGCTGAATCCTTTTGCGTGGGCGCAGTTCATAAAAATGTGGCGCGAAGGAAAACTGAAAATGAAATCTCCGAATGAAAAGAAGGAGCGGGAAGAATAA
- a CDS encoding OmpH family outer membrane protein, which translates to MKKFKSSKSETVRPEEKIGIQSKKIQKGKFILLFFSLCLLPSYILHAQKVAYVDLDYILNAVPEYKNAQDQLDKISLGWQKEIENKLAEVDRLYKSFQSEEILLTQDMKKKREDEIIAKEKEAKELQKQRFGVDGDLYKKRQELVKPVQDKVYNAIKALSEKEMIAIMFNKSAELNILFANPKYDKSEEVLESMGVKVGGAKSGTEKSGGGK; encoded by the coding sequence ATGAAAAAATTTAAATCTTCGAAAAGCGAAACTGTACGTCCCGAAGAAAAAATCGGGATTCAAAGCAAAAAAATACAAAAAGGGAAATTCATTTTGCTTTTCTTTTCCCTCTGCCTTCTGCCATCTTACATTTTACATGCTCAGAAAGTGGCGTATGTTGATTTGGATTACATCCTAAATGCGGTGCCCGAATATAAAAACGCGCAGGACCAGCTGGATAAAATTTCGCTGGGCTGGCAGAAAGAAATTGAAAACAAACTTGCCGAGGTTGACCGGCTGTACAAATCATTTCAATCGGAAGAAATTCTTCTCACACAGGATATGAAAAAGAAACGCGAAGACGAAATTATTGCCAAAGAAAAAGAAGCGAAAGAATTGCAGAAGCAGCGCTTTGGCGTGGACGGAGATTTGTATAAGAAAAGACAGGAACTGGTGAAACCTGTGCAGGATAAAGTTTATAATGCCATCAAAGCGCTTTCAGAAAAAGAAATGATTGCCATCATGTTCAACAAATCTGCCGAACTAAATATTTTATTCGCCAACCCAAAATATGATAAAAGCGAAGAAGTGCTCGAATCAATGGGCGTGAAAGTGGGCGGAGCAAAATCGGGAACTGAAAAATCCGGAGGAGGAAAATAG
- a CDS encoding radical SAM protein, translated as MLKHVRIAAKKIRSIPKDQLLERVKLGVKKHLSDEPYSIIIQTVSACDLKCRHCFINDYGTHIPDGIVKIMQWNEFTRMAERLRPMLKRAAYVQLSTFEAILNKNLFAMFDALLAINPRLQFPFLSNAMQLTEEKIKQLEKYPLSIVNISLDGCTKKTVEDFKTDAVFEKIISAIQLLKKSKLKEKVTVTFVAHKNNVSELPRYVDFVNELGVKEIFVSNLLTFTSDFSGQELYSKNGNAEAQMLFDETVKRAKHNGQKISMPRLAPQQMGCQACESFFIDINGNVAPCDFLAVTTPFSLWGETKKHPPVIFGNILKDDPLKIYRNPAFKKFREAHQLGKNLPAQCTHCIDAYGMMCSNRINY; from the coding sequence GTGCTGAAACACGTACGCATAGCGGCAAAAAAAATCCGCAGCATTCCTAAAGACCAGTTGCTGGAGCGGGTAAAATTAGGAGTGAAGAAACATTTATCGGACGAACCGTATTCCATCATTATTCAAACTGTGAGCGCCTGCGATTTGAAATGCAGGCATTGCTTTATTAATGATTACGGCACGCATATTCCGGATGGGATTGTAAAAATCATGCAGTGGAATGAGTTCACGCGCATGGCAGAGCGCTTGCGCCCGATGCTAAAGCGCGCTGCGTATGTGCAACTCTCCACGTTTGAAGCAATCCTGAACAAGAATTTATTTGCCATGTTTGATGCGCTGCTTGCAATAAACCCGCGCCTTCAGTTTCCGTTTTTATCAAACGCCATGCAGTTGACAGAAGAAAAAATAAAGCAGTTGGAAAAATATCCGCTCTCCATCGTGAATATTTCTCTCGATGGCTGCACAAAAAAAACGGTGGAGGATTTTAAAACCGATGCTGTGTTTGAAAAAATTATTTCCGCCATTCAACTGCTCAAAAAATCAAAACTGAAAGAGAAAGTAACAGTAACGTTTGTGGCGCATAAAAATAATGTAAGCGAACTTCCGCGCTATGTTGATTTTGTAAATGAACTGGGAGTGAAAGAAATTTTTGTGAGCAATCTTCTCACGTTCACTTCCGATTTTTCTGGGCAGGAATTATATTCTAAAAACGGAAATGCAGAAGCGCAAATGCTTTTTGACGAAACGGTGAAACGCGCAAAACACAACGGACAAAAAATAAGCATGCCCCGCCTTGCTCCTCAGCAAATGGGCTGCCAGGCATGCGAAAGTTTTTTCATTGACATCAACGGCAATGTTGCGCCCTGCGATTTTCTTGCGGTTACCACTCCTTTCTCTCTATGGGGAGAAACCAAAAAACATCCTCCGGTTATTTTCGGAAACATATTGAAAGATGACCCGCTGAAAATTTACCGCAACCCCGCATTCAAAAAATTCCGCGAAGCGCACCAACTCGGAAAGAATCTTCCTGCACAATGCACGCATTGCATAGATGCTTATGGCATGATGTGCAGCAACAGGATTAATTATTAG
- a CDS encoding ABC transporter ATPase, translating to MIKFSDMSSHSRIWIYQSEKEFSSSEINSIKRKSEEFVAQWTSHDQLMKACIEIFHTRFIVVCVDEKTAPASGCGIDKSVNFIQQLEKDFNISLLDRNNVAYRMNGKILSCSLSELKNKKAESVFNNLIQKKEELETSWEIPFEKSWHKQFVL from the coding sequence ATGATAAAGTTTAGCGATATGTCCTCTCATTCCCGCATCTGGATTTATCAGAGTGAAAAAGAATTTAGTTCTTCCGAAATTAATTCCATAAAAAGAAAGTCGGAAGAATTTGTTGCGCAATGGACATCGCACGACCAATTGATGAAAGCTTGCATTGAAATTTTTCATACCCGCTTTATTGTAGTTTGTGTAGATGAAAAAACTGCTCCTGCTTCCGGCTGCGGAATTGATAAATCGGTAAATTTTATTCAGCAACTGGAAAAAGATTTTAATATTTCTCTTCTTGACAGAAATAATGTTGCATATCGCATGAACGGAAAAATTCTTTCCTGCAGCTTATCTGAGTTGAAAAATAAAAAAGCAGAATCAGTTTTCAATAACCTCATTCAAAAAAAAGAAGAACTGGAAACCAGTTGGGAAATTCCTTTTGAAAAGAGTTGGCACAAGCAGTTTGTTCTGTAA